A single Fundidesulfovibrio soli DNA region contains:
- a CDS encoding protein phosphatase CheZ, with translation MVQSEAAIENIMDKLMDEMVDNLKASITQAVETELSKTLTRSLLQSEFYKRLSDNMRTGLQSIYKELANARQDGDGNEITKEKKRADQLFSEAADQLDKILATTEQATGEIMDVVEKHLEMQAESNKILHSLKSGGVTKEQLAELRSMSDTLNEDLMSIMTTLSFQDLTGQRIKRIIGAIKNVEAIVLDLYLSTGFKLKAHEETPEKDLDLIEAEAVRKVSELKGPQMDASQASVDDLLASLGM, from the coding sequence CAGAGCGAAGCGGCGATTGAAAACATCATGGACAAGCTCATGGACGAGATGGTGGACAACCTCAAGGCGTCCATCACCCAGGCCGTGGAGACCGAGCTGTCCAAAACGCTCACCCGGTCGCTTCTGCAGAGCGAGTTCTACAAGCGCCTGAGCGACAACATGCGCACGGGCCTGCAGTCCATCTACAAGGAGCTGGCCAACGCCCGCCAGGACGGCGACGGCAACGAGATCACCAAGGAGAAGAAGCGGGCTGACCAGCTCTTCAGCGAGGCCGCCGACCAGTTGGACAAGATCCTGGCCACCACCGAACAGGCCACCGGCGAGATCATGGACGTGGTGGAGAAGCACCTGGAGATGCAGGCCGAATCCAACAAGATCCTGCACAGCCTGAAGTCCGGCGGCGTCACCAAGGAGCAGCTGGCCGAGCTGCGCTCCATGAGCGACACCCTCAACGAGGACCTCATGAGCATCATGACCACCCTCTCCTTCCAGGATCTCACCGGCCAGCGCATCAAGCGCATCATCGGGGCCATCAAGAACGTGGAGGCCATCGTGCTGGACCTCTACCTCTCCACGGGCTTCAAGTTGAAGGCCCACGAGGAGACCCCCGAGAAGGACCTGGACCTCATCGAGGCCGAGGCCGTCCGCAAGGTCAGCGAGCTCAAGGGACCCCAGATGGACGCCAGCCAGGCCTCCGTGGACGACCTGCTGGCTTCGCTGGGCATGTAG